A stretch of the Massilia varians genome encodes the following:
- a CDS encoding hemerythrin domain-containing protein, whose amino-acid sequence MTTASKSQDAITLLTAQHREVHAMFEKFENMTDRAKVSKKKLADEICQALIMHTTIEEEILYPAVREATEETEDMVDEAVVEHASAKDLIAQIQEMDPGDDLYDAKVKVLGELVDHHVEEEEKEMFPKMKELKLDLQALGQEMAARAAELQ is encoded by the coding sequence ATGACGACCGCAAGCAAATCGCAGGATGCCATCACGCTGCTCACCGCGCAGCACCGCGAAGTCCACGCAATGTTCGAGAAGTTCGAGAACATGACCGACCGTGCCAAGGTCAGCAAGAAAAAACTTGCCGACGAGATCTGCCAGGCCCTGATCATGCACACCACCATCGAGGAAGAGATCCTGTATCCGGCGGTGCGCGAAGCAACGGAGGAAACCGAGGACATGGTCGACGAGGCCGTCGTCGAGCACGCCTCGGCCAAGGACCTGATCGCCCAGATCCAGGAAATGGACCCGGGCGACGACCTGTACGACGCCAAGGTGAAGGTGCTGGGCGAACTGGTCGACCACCACGTCGAGGAAGAAGAAAAGGAAATGTTCCCGAAGATGAAGGAACTGAAGCTGGACCTGCAAGCGCTGGGCCAGGAGATGGCGGCCCGGGCCGCCGAGCTGCAGTAA
- a CDS encoding NAD(P)/FAD-dependent oxidoreductase, whose translation MRSEIVIVGGGAGGLELACKLGRKLGPSKVTLVDSRLYHIWKPSLHEVAAGTLDIHQEGLSYQMLAYDNSFNFVFGPMTALDAASKTITVGAILAATDNDEVLPERRLAYGSLVLAVGSTSNYFGVPGAKEHTISLNATEDAERFRLRMLRLMLAAEQEREEGGAAGLDVVIIGGGATGVELAAELREASSAYVNYGFDQLDGKRDVRITILEGAPRVLAPLPEKVSSAATELLGKRGIRVVTDCRVIQIDADRVIDKDGKVYPANLCVWAAGIKAPDLLASTGLPTARGGQVEVDPHLRVKGADDIYALGDCAACVDGKGNAVPPRAQAAHQQADYLVTTFLRKSKGHAPQERPYEYRDYGSLVSVGRSTSVGSLMGSLRGASWFVQGTMARLMYTSLHLMHHRAVLGTMRTGVLALARFLVRRATPLVKLH comes from the coding sequence TTGCGTAGCGAAATCGTGATCGTGGGTGGCGGGGCGGGCGGCCTGGAACTGGCCTGCAAACTGGGCCGCAAGCTGGGGCCCTCGAAGGTGACGCTGGTCGACAGCCGGCTCTACCACATCTGGAAGCCCTCGCTGCACGAGGTCGCGGCCGGCACCCTGGACATCCACCAGGAAGGCCTCTCCTACCAGATGCTGGCGTACGACAACAGCTTCAATTTCGTGTTCGGACCGATGACGGCGCTCGATGCCGCCTCGAAAACCATCACCGTGGGCGCGATCCTGGCGGCGACCGACAACGACGAGGTCCTGCCCGAGCGCCGCCTCGCCTACGGTTCGCTTGTGCTTGCGGTCGGCAGCACCTCGAACTACTTCGGCGTGCCCGGGGCCAAGGAGCACACCATTTCCCTGAATGCCACGGAAGACGCCGAGCGCTTCCGGCTGCGCATGCTGCGCCTGATGCTGGCCGCCGAGCAGGAGCGCGAGGAGGGCGGCGCCGCGGGACTCGACGTGGTGATCATCGGCGGCGGCGCCACCGGGGTGGAACTGGCGGCCGAGCTGCGCGAAGCCTCCAGCGCCTACGTCAACTACGGTTTCGACCAGCTCGACGGCAAGCGCGACGTGCGCATCACCATCCTGGAGGGCGCCCCGCGGGTACTGGCGCCGCTGCCGGAAAAGGTTTCGAGCGCGGCCACCGAGCTGCTGGGCAAGCGCGGCATCCGCGTGGTGACCGATTGCCGGGTCATCCAGATCGATGCCGACCGGGTGATCGACAAGGACGGCAAGGTCTATCCCGCCAATCTGTGCGTGTGGGCCGCCGGGATCAAGGCACCCGACCTGCTGGCATCAACGGGCCTGCCGACCGCCAGGGGCGGGCAGGTCGAGGTCGACCCGCACCTGCGCGTGAAAGGCGCGGACGACATCTATGCGCTGGGCGACTGCGCCGCCTGCGTCGACGGCAAGGGCAATGCGGTGCCACCGCGCGCCCAGGCCGCCCACCAGCAGGCCGACTACCTGGTCACGACCTTCCTGCGCAAGTCCAAGGGCCATGCGCCGCAGGAGCGGCCGTACGAATACCGCGACTACGGTTCGCTGGTGTCGGTGGGCCGCTCCACCAGCGTGGGCAGCCTGATGGGCTCATTGCGTGGGGCCAGCTGGTTCGTGCAGGGTACGATGGCGCGCCTGATGTACACCAGCCTGCACCTGATGCACCACCGCGCGGTGCTCGGCACCATGCGCACCGGGGTGCTGGCGCTGGCGCGCTTCCTGGTGCGGCGCGCCACGCCGCTGGTGAAACTGCACTAA
- a CDS encoding sensor histidine kinase — MTEPAHQQPAGAVATTGPGADRTAELTEMLGYLAACWDEERRLLARQLHDSLGSSMTALTMHLALLSQHIPAENQSMRDRSAQMKALLANIIETNRKMQLELWNDKLEFLGLKAALAELVPGFAAAHGFKARASLPDEDGSYTRTQGVVLLRCVEEGLRNVAAHASATEVDVILDDDGEQVMLTIRDNGRGLPNAGKVLESTSCHGLRLLRERARFLGGTLELGAGESGGTLLRMTLPKQAPG; from the coding sequence ATGACCGAACCGGCACATCAGCAGCCCGCCGGCGCCGTGGCCACCACGGGGCCGGGCGCGGACCGCACTGCTGAACTCACCGAGATGCTGGGCTACCTCGCCGCCTGCTGGGACGAGGAACGCCGCCTGCTGGCACGCCAGCTCCACGACAGCCTGGGCTCGTCGATGACGGCGCTGACCATGCATCTCGCCCTGCTCAGCCAGCACATCCCGGCCGAGAACCAGTCGATGCGCGACCGCAGCGCGCAGATGAAGGCGCTGCTCGCCAACATCATCGAGACCAACCGCAAGATGCAGCTCGAGCTGTGGAACGACAAGCTCGAGTTCCTCGGCCTGAAGGCCGCGCTGGCCGAACTGGTCCCGGGTTTCGCCGCCGCCCACGGCTTCAAGGCCCGTGCCAGCCTGCCCGACGAGGACGGGTCGTATACCCGTACCCAGGGCGTGGTGCTGCTGCGCTGCGTCGAGGAAGGCCTGCGCAACGTGGCCGCGCATGCAAGCGCGACCGAGGTCGACGTGATCCTGGACGACGACGGCGAGCAGGTGATGCTGACCATTCGCGACAACGGCCGCGGCCTGCCGAACGCCGGCAAGGTGCTGGAATCGACCAGCTGCCACGGCCTGCGCCTGCTGCGCGAACGCGCGCGCTTCCTGGGCGGCACCCTGGAACTCGGCGCCGGCGAGAGCGGCGGCACGCTGCTGCGCATGACCTTGCCGAAGCAGGCGCCGGGCTAA